Proteins co-encoded in one Plasmodium coatneyi strain Hackeri chromosome 7, complete sequence genomic window:
- a CDS encoding ADP-ribosylation factor-like protein translates to MGNAVASFLRDCCDKFFRKQIIFQIRICGPAQSGKTTLVKYLQHSRFLKVKPTEGLLPEKIDFEEFSVIIWDSRYSIEDDASINRLDIDAVIYCIDLSDHGRLKIAKRGFYKVLQDYNHIDDFLVVASKQDRKSCMLLQHVRSELKIDHIVDRNCHLAECSSKTGHGVEPAMNWLFNQLMNRRKRNLCFVK, encoded by the exons ATGGGTAATGCTGTGGCGTCCTTTTTGCGAGATTGCTGTGACAAGTTTTTTCGTAAACAGATAATTTTCCAAATAAGAATTTGTGGCCCAGCGCAAAGTGGGAAAACCACTTTAGTTAAGTACCTCCAGCACAGCCGATTTTTGAAGGTCAAGCCGACGGAAG GCCTCCTGCCGGAAAAAATCGACTTTGAAGAATTTTCCGTCATCATATGGGACTCCCGTTATAGCATAGAGGACGAC GCGTCCATTAACAGGCTAGACATCGACGCGGTCATTTACTGCATCGACCTCTCCGATCACGGGAGGTTAAAGATAG CGAAAAGAGGATTCTACAAAGTTCTGCAGGACTACAACCACATCGATGACTTCCTCGTCGTGGCAAGCAAACAGGACAGGAAGAGCTGCATGCTGCTCCAGCATGTCAGGAGTGAGCTAAAAATTGACCACATAGTTGATAGGAactg CCACTTAGCAGAATGCTCTTCCAAAACTGGACACGGTGTGGAGCCCGCCATGAACTGGCTCTTCAATCAGCTCATGAACCGCCGTAAGCGGAATTTGTGTTTcgtaaaataa